The sequence AATTAAGTATAGAATAAAATATTGTTCTCATAGGGGCAAAAAATGTTTCGCCCCTATGAGAACAAACACTGATTAATACGCATCTTGCAATTCGTAGAAATCGGGGGAAATATAATCCTTCCGCAGGGGCCAACCTACCCAGTCTTCTGGCATCAGTAGGCGCTTGAGATTGGGATGACCTTCATAGACAATCCCGTACATATCATAGGATTCCCGTTCTTGGAAATCCGCCGCTTTCCAAATCCAATAGACCGAAGGCACTTTCGGGTTATCGCGAGGCACATAGACTTTTAAGCGCACTTCTTCCGGTTCAACCACATTATCATCCACTTTCAGCAAATGATAGAAACTGACTAATGATTGACCGGGGCCTTCATCATACGCGCCTTGACATTGCAGATAATTAAACCCATAGGCATAAAGAGCCGAAGCAATGGGTAAGAGAACTTGGGGTTCTACCTTAATCAATTCTACCGAAGAGCGATCGCGCCCTAAAAACTCATGGGCAAACCCATTCTCACCCAACCAGCTCGAAACCGGCCCAGCAGTTTCCTGTGCTAACTCTTGATTTTCCTCAGCCACCCTAAACTTCCTCCTGTTTCTCACCTTCTAACGCTGCTGGAATTTGCATTCCATAGGCTTCTGCCAACGCTTTCGGGGGCGCTTGTCTGGTTGCAGACTGGAGATACTCACCCGTCAAAATTGGCTCAACCACCTTCATCTTATGAGCCACCTGATAATAGCGATGGGTTTGGAGGATTTTGCGGCGTTCCTGAATGGTTTCATTGGCAATCTTTTTGCGTAACTTAATAATCGCATCAATAATTGCCTCCGGTCGGGGAGGACAACCAGGGATATACACATCCACCGGAATCAGCTTATCCACACCGCGCACCGCCGAAGGAGAGTCCATACTAAACATGCCCCCGGTGATGGTGCAAGCGCCCATAGCAATCACATACTTGGGTTCCGGCATTTGCTCATACAAGCGCACCAAAGCCGGAGCATACTTCATGGTGATGGTTCCGGCTGTAATCAGCAAATCCGCTTGTCTGGGACTCGAACGGGGAACCAAACCAAAGCGGTCAAAATCGAACCGGGAACCAATCAAGGCCGCAAACTCGATAAAGCAGCAGGCTGTACCATACAGCAGCGGCCACAATGAAGAGAGTTTTGCCCAGTTATATAAGTCTTCTACCGTAGTCAGAACCACATTTTCCGACAGTTCGCTAGTGACTTGGGGGCGTTCAACGGGATTAATCAGATTTTGTGTCATATTTGTTTTACTCGAACCTACGACCATTCCAATGCTCCTTTTCTCCAAGCGTAAACTAAGCCCACCACCAGAATGGCGATGAAAATTAAGGCTTCGATAAAGGCTAACAGGCCTAACTTGCTAAAGGCTACTGCCCAAGGATAGAGAAACACGGTCTCTACATCAAAAATAACGAAGACGAGGGCGAACATATAGTAGCGAATGTTGAATTGAATCCACGCCCCTCCCACCGGTTCAACGGCGGATTCGTAAGTGGTGCGGCATTCTGGGCCAACGCCTTTGGGACGCAGGATATAGGAAGCGCCCAGTGCCAACACGGGAACTAAGCTGCATAACAGCAGAAAGCCTAAGAAGTATTCGTAACCGCTAAGAACAAACACAATGGGTTATTTAATCACGAAGGAGAACAAAAATACTGTGAACATTCTGACATAGTTCCGGCCCTTTCGCTTATGGCTTCGGACAACCCGATTTCTGTGAGTGGGGACTGATGGGCGATAGGATGGGGTATAAGAATGGAGTATGGGTATGATATAGGGTGGCGATCGCTCCTTACTGTACAAACCCTTGAGCAACCCTCCACAAAGTGTTAAGATATATTAAGTAAACTTTCAACCGGTCAAACCCTATGGGTGCTGCGGTCTCTCTAGAAAACGTCTGTAAAGTCTATAACCAAGTGCCTGTCGTCGATCATCTCTCCTTTGCCATTCAACCGGGGGAAATGTTTGGCCTACTCGGGCCCAATGGAGCAGGAAAATCTACAACTATTCGCATGTTAACCACTCTCACCCGACCCACAGACGGCAAGATCGAGGTAGCTGGGTATAATGTGGTGCGGCAAGGACAACAGGTAAAACGCAAGATTGGCGTGGTATTGCAACAAACCAGCGTCGATGTTGATTTAACCGTTTGGGAAAATATGGAGTTTCATGGTCGCTTACATCACATTCCCAATCGGGTGCGCCAGGAGAAAATCGATCGATGGTTAGAGTATGTGGAATTAGCCGATCGCCGTCAAGACCGGGTAAAAACCCTCTCTGGGGGAATGAAGCGCCGTCTACAAATTGCCAGAGCGCTGCTCCACGAACCCGATATCTTATTTCTAGATGAGCCGACTGTAGGGTTAGATCCCCAAACCCGTCGGCGGTTATGGGAAATTATTCGCGGCTTAAACGAGCAAGGAATGACCATGTTACTAACCACCCATTATATGGAAGAAGTAGAATATTTATGCGATCGCATCGGCATTATGGATGGGGGTCATTTAATTGAACTAGGAACCCTAGAAGAACTGCGGCAAAAACATGGAGAAGGCTTAGTCGTTAAACAAAAAGGCGATCGCTGGGATTACCTCTTTTTCCCTGACTTAGCCGCAGCCAACCAGTATCTCGAACAGCAACCTGATAAAACCGGTTTAATGGTTCGACCTTCCAACTTAGAAGATATTTTTGTCGAATTAACCGGAAGACAGTTAGACTAAAGGGTTACTAGGTTATTGAATCCCAACTATGCCCCGTTTAGCCACCACCCTTGAAGCCATTTTGTACTTAAAAGGTCAACCGGTTAGCTTAAATGACCTAGCTGAATTGGCACAATGCAGCAAAGAAGATACCGAAGAAGCCCTCATTGAGCTAATTTCTGATTATGCTCATCGGGATAGTGCCCTAGAGGTTTTAGAAACCCCCTCTGGCTATAGTCTACAATTGCGAGAATCCTTTCAAGAACTCACCCATAGCTTACTTCCGGCTGAGTTAGGGGTGGGTGCGCTGCGAACCTTAGCCGCGATCGCCTTAAGCGGTTCCATCTTACAAACCGAGTTAGTAGACCTGCGCGGCAGTGGAGCCTATCAGCATGTGGGAGAACTGGTAGAATTGGGATTAGTGCGTAAACGTAAGAAAATGGGCGATCGTACCTTTCGCCTACAAGTTACCCCTAAATTTCATCAATATTTCCAATTAGAAGACCTCCCCCAACCCTTCAACTCCCTGAAAGAAAGCTTAGTCGCCTCGGAAACCATGGAAGAACCAGAGCCAGAATTACCCGAACCTTCTTAAATCCTATTCCACATAATCCGTATCGATCTCAATCTCGAACGTCTCTTCATCAATGCGGACATACAAAACATTGGGACGACAACAGACTTGGCAATCTTCAATATAAGATTGCTCACTGCCAGCGCTCCAATCAATAAACGTGGTATTCACTTCTCCACAATAGGCACAGGTATATTCAGCAGTAGGATTCATGGGGAGGAAAAAGGCAAAAGGCAACAGAAAGTGTCCTAACTATACCTTGAGCTGTAGCCCGATCGCCGCTAATACCTACAGCCTTAACTGGTTACCCTTACCCATCACCCCTTACCAGCGTCCAGCGCTATAATTTTTTGATTGACCCAACACTTGGCCCGGATAGAAGGACAGGTTACCGTATAACAAAGCCAAGTCCTTACCCCATAACTTTCATTATTATGTCTAAATTAGTTGAACGGATTAATCTCACCGCCCATGCACAGTTAGAAAA is a genomic window of Roseofilum capinflatum BLCC-M114 containing:
- the scpB gene encoding SMC-Scp complex subunit ScpB, with amino-acid sequence MPRLATTLEAILYLKGQPVSLNDLAELAQCSKEDTEEALIELISDYAHRDSALEVLETPSGYSLQLRESFQELTHSLLPAELGVGALRTLAAIALSGSILQTELVDLRGSGAYQHVGELVELGLVRKRKKMGDRTFRLQVTPKFHQYFQLEDLPQPFNSLKESLVASETMEEPEPELPEPS
- a CDS encoding ABC transporter ATP-binding protein; translation: MGAAVSLENVCKVYNQVPVVDHLSFAIQPGEMFGLLGPNGAGKSTTIRMLTTLTRPTDGKIEVAGYNVVRQGQQVKRKIGVVLQQTSVDVDLTVWENMEFHGRLHHIPNRVRQEKIDRWLEYVELADRRQDRVKTLSGGMKRRLQIARALLHEPDILFLDEPTVGLDPQTRRRLWEIIRGLNEQGMTMLLTTHYMEEVEYLCDRIGIMDGGHLIELGTLEELRQKHGEGLVVKQKGDRWDYLFFPDLAAANQYLEQQPDKTGLMVRPSNLEDIFVELTGRQLD
- a CDS encoding CPXCG motif-containing cysteine-rich protein yields the protein MNPTAEYTCAYCGEVNTTFIDWSAGSEQSYIEDCQVCCRPNVLYVRIDEETFEIEIDTDYVE
- a CDS encoding NAD(P)H-quinone oxidoreductase subunit J, with the translated sequence MAEENQELAQETAGPVSSWLGENGFAHEFLGRDRSSVELIKVEPQVLLPIASALYAYGFNYLQCQGAYDEGPGQSLVSFYHLLKVDDNVVEPEEVRLKVYVPRDNPKVPSVYWIWKAADFQERESYDMYGIVYEGHPNLKRLLMPEDWVGWPLRKDYISPDFYELQDAY
- a CDS encoding NADH dehydrogenase subunit K gives rise to the protein MVVGSSKTNMTQNLINPVERPQVTSELSENVVLTTVEDLYNWAKLSSLWPLLYGTACCFIEFAALIGSRFDFDRFGLVPRSSPRQADLLITAGTITMKYAPALVRLYEQMPEPKYVIAMGACTITGGMFSMDSPSAVRGVDKLIPVDVYIPGCPPRPEAIIDAIIKLRKKIANETIQERRKILQTHRYYQVAHKMKVVEPILTGEYLQSATRQAPPKALAEAYGMQIPAALEGEKQEEV
- the ndhC gene encoding photosynthetic/respiratory NAD(P)H-quinone oxidoreductase subunit C; translated protein: MFVLSGYEYFLGFLLLCSLVPVLALGASYILRPKGVGPECRTTYESAVEPVGGAWIQFNIRYYMFALVFVIFDVETVFLYPWAVAFSKLGLLAFIEALIFIAILVVGLVYAWRKGALEWS